Part of the Qipengyuania sp. SS22 genome, CGATGCGCTGATCGAACTGGGTTACGACACCGAAGCGCAAGCCGCTGGCGGGATCGGGCCGTTCTCCTACACCATCATCGAAACCACTGCCGCCGACCCCGCCTTCTCCGCCGGGCTCGAGATCAAGGCGGGTTACGTGCAAGCGCGGGTGGCTCCGGTCGACCGGCTGTCGCTCGATGTCGGTGTGCGTTACGAAGACGCCACGCAGCAAGTCGTGCCGCTCGGTCTCGACGGGCTGCCCAGCGGTTCGGCCAATGCGACGCTGCTGAACAATGACTACTGGCTCCCCGCAGCCACGCTGACCTGGGAGCTGACCGACAGCCTGCAGGCGCGCATCAACGCGTCGAAGACCATCGCGCGGCCGCAGTTCCGCGAACTGATCCTGCAGACCTATTACGATCCCGAAAGCAACCGCCAGTTCACCGGCAACCCCGGCCTGGTCGACAGCGAGCTGACCAATTACGAAGCGCGCGTCGAATATTACTGGGGCTCGGGCAGCAAATTCAGCCTCGCCGGGTTCTACAAGGACATCACCAACCCGATCGAGGTATTCTCCAGCTTCAACGACAACACCGTAGTCAGCCGCTTCGCCAATGCGCCGCAGGCCGAGCTCTACGGTGCGGAAGTCGAAGTCCAGTGGAACAAGGACCTCTATTCGCTGGGTGAATGGTGGGACAGCAAGCGCTTCGTCGCGATTGCGAATTACACTTACACCCAGTCCGAAATCAGCGTGCAGCCGGGCGACGTGGTCAACGTGCCCGAGCTGGGCGGGTTGCAGGCCGCGACCAACTTCTTCGAAGACGGCACCGCGCTGACGGGCCAGTCCGACCATATCGCCAATGTGCAGCTCGGCCTCGAGGATCTCGACCGCGTCAGCCAGATGACCTTCCTGTTCAACTACGGCAGCAAGCGCGTCATCAGCCGCAGCACGCTGTCGCGGCCGGACATTCTCGAAAACCCCGGCTTGACGATCGATTTCGTCGCGCGGCAGGGTTTCGAACTGGCCGGGACCGACATGGAAGTGAAGTTCGAGGCGCGCAACCTGACGGGGCGCGACCATTTCGAATACCAGACCACCGGCACCACGCGGATCGAGAACAACAGCTACGATGTGGGCCGCAGCTTCAGCCTGTCGGTATCGGCCGAGTTCTGATCACGCGAGCATACCCCTCGGAAAGGGCCGCCTTCGGGCGGCCCTTTCTCGTTGATGCACGGCTAAATTTGGGTGGAAAGCGGACGAACCCGCGTGACCTTCACGAAGGACTAGCCGAGCTTCGTTCCAGATGGTCTCTGGCGAAGCAAAAGGGCTGCAACCGCGGTCGACATAAGGGCGATCGCAAATGCGAGCCACCAGGCAAGCCCGAACTCGCGGCAACCTGTATAAGTCAGCACTCCAAATACCGCGAAGAACGCGCTTTGATATTTGCGAATGAAGTTGACTAGCAACGTGCGCCCCCGATCCGGTAGAGTGCAGGTAGAACTAAGCCGGGCCAATGAAATCCGCAATCGGGTCGTCAGCCGAACGACCGCTTTCGCCCGATGCTTAGTCGTAGCTGTCGTAGACATACCCCAGCGAGCGCACCGTCCGCACGCGCTCGCCCGCGCCGACCTTGCGCAGCGCGCGGCGCAGGCGGCCGATCCATACGTCGACCGTGCGTTCGTCGATCGGCGGTTCCTGCTTGCCGAGTGCCGCGATCAGATCGCCGCGCGACAGCACGCGGTCGGGGTTCTGTGCCAGGAAATGCAGCAGGCGGAATTCATTGGGGCGCAGGTCGAGCGCCTGCCCGTTCCACCGCGCCTGCAAGGCTGCGAGATCGACCAGCAACGCGCCCAGCTCGAGCCGTTCGTTGACGCGCGGCTGCGCACCGCCGACCTGCAGCGCCATCACCCGGTCGAGCACCACGGTGCGATCGATCGGGCCGACGATGTAGTCATCCGCCCCAGCCCGTAGCGCGCGGCGTTTGTCCTCGGCATCGTCCTCTTCGAGCACAATGGTGATATGCGCGTCGTCCATACGCGCGTCCGAGCGCAAGCGGCGACACATTTCGAGCCCCGACAGATCGGCCATTACCCAGTCGACAAAGGCGCAGACCGGCCCCTCGACCAGCCGCCGCGGGCCGTCGGGAAAGAGCCGCGCGAAAGCATAGCGCAAATCGCCATTGTCGAAGTCGGGAAAATCGCCCGCCACCGGGTCTGTCAGGAAGATATTGATCGTTCGCACGCTGCAGTGTCCCACCCAGTCAAGGGCAGCGATGCCGCAGTCATGTGACCTGTTTGTGACCTGATTTGCGCGTTTGTAACACTTTGGGAAAAGCGCGCGATTTCCTATTCGGCGACCTGCGATAGCGACCAGTCGCGCGGCACGGTGGAGACCACGCCGACCGGGGTTTTGGGCAGATAGGGCTGTTCGAGCCGCGCGACCTCGTCATCGCTCAGGCCAAGGTCCATCGCGGCCACGGCGGCGGCGATATGACCGTCCTTGGTCGCGCCGATGATCGGTGCGGTGACATCCTTGGCGAAGTGCCATGCCAGCGCGACGCTCGCGCGCGATACACCGCGGTCTGCGGCAATCGCGCCGACCGTCTCCACGATTGCGCGATCCGCCTCTTCCTGCTGGCGATAGAGCAGCTTGCCGAAGCCGTCGGTCTCGCTGCGCACGGTGGTTTCATCCCATGCGCGCGCGAGCTTGCCCCGCGCGAGCGGGCTCCACGGGATGACCCCTACGCCCTGATCAGCGCACAGCGGGAGCATCTCGCGCTCTTCTTCGCGGTAGAGCAGATTGACGTGGTTCTGCATCGAAATGAACCGTGTCCAGCCATTCGCGCGGGCCACTTCCTGCGCCTTGGCGAACTGCCAGGCGAACATCGACGAGGCGCCGATATAGCGCGCCTTGCCCGCCTTCACGATGTCGTGCAGCGCCTCCATCGTTTCCTCGATCGGCGTGGCATCGTCCCAGCGGTGGATCTGATAGAGATCGACATAGTCCATCCCCAGCCGCGTCAGGCTGTCGTCCACCGCCTGCATCAGCGCCTTGCGCGACAGCCCGCCCGCATTGGGGGCCTGCTGCCAGGGCAGGAAGGCCTTGGTCGCGACCACGATCTCGTCGCGCCGCGCGAATTCGGGCAGCAGGCGCCCGATCACCTCTTCCGAGGCGCCGCGCGAATACATGTTCGCCGTATCGAAGAAGTTGATCCCCGCCTCCACCGCCTCGCGAATGAAGGGGCGGCTTTCGTCCTCGGAAAGCACCCAGTCTCCGTGCCAGCCCTTACTGGTATCGCCATAGCTCATGCAGCCCAGGCACAGCCGCGATACCCTGAGACCCGAGGGCCCGAGATTGACATAGTCCATGATCGTATCCCCTTTCAGGAGCAGGCCGGTTTTCAGGCGAGCGTCATTCCGCCATCGACCCGGATGGTCTGCCCGACGATCTAATCGGCCAGCGGCGAGGCAAGGAACAGCGCTGCCCCGGCCATGTCCTGCGGGGTGCCCATCCGCCCGGCCGGGATCCGCGCCACTGCACCCGCCGCACGTTGTGCGTTATCGGTGGTGACCTTGGTCAGCTTCGTCGGGACGAGGCCCGGTGCGATGCCGTTGACGCGAATGCCCTCCCCCGCCCAGGCCTGCGCCAGACTGCCCACGAGACTGACCGCGCCCGCCTTGCTCGCAGCATAGGCCGGGTTGCCCAGCATGGCGTGGTACGCGCCGACTGAACTGACGACGATCAGCGATCCGCCCCGCTCGGCCAGCCGGGGGCGGACGATCCGCGCGCAATCGATCAGCGAGTTGAGGTTGACCTCCATCACCGCATCCCAGCCGTCGCGCTCGAATTCCTCGCGGGAATAGCGCACCGTGCCCTGGCACAGGACGACGACATCGAGCCTGTCGGGCAAGGCAAAGCTGGCAGTGGCGGAGGCGTCCGACACGTCGAGCCGGTGGAAGGTCAGCCCCGCCAGATCGCTGCCTTCGGAGGCCGTATAATCGGATGCCGCCGCACGGGTCCCGGTCACATGGACCAGCGCGCCGTGCTGGCGGAAACCCTGCGCGATGCCATTACCGATCCCGCTCGACCCGCCGATGACGAGCACGGTCTTGCCGGAAAAATCGAACGGGTCGGTCATGTGCTGTGCCTCCTCAGATCGAGCGGCTGATCACTTCCTTCATGATCTCGTTGGTGCCGCCGAAAATGCGCGTAACACGCGCATCGCGCCACAGCCGGGCAATCGCATATTCGTTCATGTAACCCGCGCCGCCATGCAGCTGGAGCGCCATGTCGCAGGCTTCCCACTGCAGGTCGGTGTGCCACAACTTGGCCGCGCTGGCCTCGTCGGTGGTGAGCTCGCCCGCAAGGTGCTTCTTGATCGCCCAGTCGAGATGCGCCCAGCCGACCTGCAGCTTGGCCTTGAGGTCAGCGAGGACGAATTTGGTGTTCTGAAACTCGAATACGGTCTTGCCGAATGCCTTGCGGTCCTTGGTGAACTTGACCGCCTCGTCGAAGGCACGCTGTGCGGCGGCCTGTGCGCCCACCGCGATGCCGAGGCGTTCCTGCGGCAGTTCTTCCATCAGGTGGATGAAACCCCGGCCTTCGCCGCCAAGGATATTGGTCATCGGCACGCGCACGTCGTTGAAGAACAGTTCGGAGGTGTCGGCCGAATGCTGGCCGATCTTGTCGAGATTGCGCCCGCGCTCGAACCCTTCGGTTCCTGCATCGACCAGCACCAGCGAGGTGCCCTTGGCCCCTTGCGCGGGATCGGTCTTGGCCACGACGATGACGACATCGGCGTTCTGGCCATTGGTGATGTAGGTCTTTGACCCGTTCACCACGAGATGGTTGCCATCCTTGATCGCAGTGGTGCGGATGCCCTGCAAATCGCTGCCCGCGCCGGGTTCGGTCATCGCGATCGCCGAAATCACATCGCCCGAGACCATGCCGGGCAGGTATTTCGCCCGCTGTTCATCGGTGCCGAGGCGTTCGATGTAATTGGCGGTAATGTCGTTCTGCAGCGTGAATCCGGCCGAACTGCCGAGATAGGACAGCTCCTCGCAGAGCACACAGTTGAAGCCGAAATCGAGGCCGAGCCCGCCGTTTTCTTCCTTGACGGTGGGGCATAGCATGCCTGCTTCGCCCAGCGCCTTCCATGCGGAGCGCGGGACGATGCCTTCCGCCTCGTGCTGGTCGAGATAGGGGATCATGTGTTCGGCGAAGACCTTGCGCACGGTGTCGCGGAAGGCCTCGTGATCGTCATTATAGGCGGTGCGATAGCTGGTATCGAGCATGGTCCGTCCCCCTCAGGCGTCGAGGAAGCCGGCGAGGCGCTGGCGAATGAGCACTTCGGCTTCGGCCATGATGCCGTCGATCAATTCCTTGCAGGTGGGGATGTCGTTGATGAGGCCCGCTACCATGCCGCACGACCAGGCGCCTGCATCCATGTCGCCTTCGGTCATGATCCGCGGATAGACGCCCGCGACTTCCTCGATGATATCCTCGAACTTGAGGTCGGCCCCCAGCTTGCGTTCTTTTTCGAGCAGGCGTTCGACGGCATCATTGGTCATCACGCGTTCGGTGTTGCGCAGCGGGCGCATGACCAGCCGCGTGTCGAGCTCGCTCGCCGCGACGATCGCCTTCTTCACGTTCTCGTGTACCGGCGCTTCCTTGGTGGCGATGAAGCGCGTGCCCATGTTCATGCCTTCGGCACCCATCGCGAGGCTGGCCACCAGGCTGCGCGCATCGGCCATGCCGCCGCTGGCGACGAAGGGAATGTCGAGTTCGTCTGCCGCGCGCGGCAGCAGGATCATGTTGGGAATGTCGTCCTCGCCCGGATGGCCGCCGCATTCGAACCCGTCGACGCTGACCGCATCGCAGCCGATCGACTGCGCCTTGAGGCTGTGCCGCACGCTGGTGCATTTGTGGATCACCTTGACCCCGGCATCCTTGAAGAAGGGCAGCACCTGTGCGGGATTGTTGCCCGCGGTTTCGACTGCCTTCACCCCGCCGTCGATGATCGCCTTGACCAGACCGGGATAGTCGGGTGCGTTGACCGTCGGCAGGAAGGTCAGGTTCACGCCAAACGGCTTGTCGGTCATGTCCTTGCAGCGCGCGATCTCATTCGCGAGCTTCTCGGGCGTGCCCAGCGTCAGTCCGGTGATAATGCCCAGTCCGCCCGCATTCGAAACCGCCGCAGCCATTTCTGCAAAGCCGACATAATGCATGCCACCCTGGATGATCGGATGCTCGATACCGAACATTTCGGTGATGCGGGTTTTCATGTGCTGTGCCTCTTCCCTTGGTTGCTTTTCGCAACGGGTATCGGCGCAGGCGCGCTGAGTCTAGCGCTTCGCCAAGGCTTCGAGCGCGTCCAGCAATTGGGCACCGCTCGCCGTAAGGGAAAGTTCGTCGCCGCTACGCTCGGCCAGGCCTTCGCGTTCGAGGTCGTCCCCGGTGGGCGCGCGCATGACGCGGCCATAGCGTCCGCCGTGATAGATCAGCGGCTCGACCTCGCGGCGGTCGAAATCGACCACTTCGCCGAGGAAGATCGCATGGTCGCCGCCCTCATATTCGAACCGTGCGGTGCAACCGAAGCGGGCGGCATAGCCATCGAGCTGCGGCGCGCCTTCGGGTCCGTCGGGACAATCGATCCCGGCGAACTTGTCCTCGCCGGGGCGGGCGAACAGATCGGACATGGGTTGCTGGTCGGCAGCCAGCACATGAACCGCCCAGCTGGAGGCATCGCGGAACACCGGCAGCGTGCCCGAACGCAGCGACAGGCTCCACAGCACCATCGGGGGATCGAGGCTCACCGAGTTGAAGCT contains:
- a CDS encoding response regulator transcription factor, which produces MRTINIFLTDPVAGDFPDFDNGDLRYAFARLFPDGPRRLVEGPVCAFVDWVMADLSGLEMCRRLRSDARMDDAHITIVLEEDDAEDKRRALRAGADDYIVGPIDRTVVLDRVMALQVGGAQPRVNERLELGALLVDLAALQARWNGQALDLRPNEFRLLHFLAQNPDRVLSRGDLIAALGKQEPPIDERTVDVWIGRLRRALRKVGAGERVRTVRSLGYVYDSYD
- a CDS encoding aldo/keto reductase, which codes for MDYVNLGPSGLRVSRLCLGCMSYGDTSKGWHGDWVLSEDESRPFIREAVEAGINFFDTANMYSRGASEEVIGRLLPEFARRDEIVVATKAFLPWQQAPNAGGLSRKALMQAVDDSLTRLGMDYVDLYQIHRWDDATPIEETMEALHDIVKAGKARYIGASSMFAWQFAKAQEVARANGWTRFISMQNHVNLLYREEEREMLPLCADQGVGVIPWSPLARGKLARAWDETTVRSETDGFGKLLYRQQEEADRAIVETVGAIAADRGVSRASVALAWHFAKDVTAPIIGATKDGHIAAAVAAMDLGLSDDEVARLEQPYLPKTPVGVVSTVPRDWSLSQVAE
- a CDS encoding SDR family NAD(P)-dependent oxidoreductase, with translation MTDPFDFSGKTVLVIGGSSGIGNGIAQGFRQHGALVHVTGTRAAASDYTASEGSDLAGLTFHRLDVSDASATASFALPDRLDVVVLCQGTVRYSREEFERDGWDAVMEVNLNSLIDCARIVRPRLAERGGSLIVVSSVGAYHAMLGNPAYAASKAGAVSLVGSLAQAWAGEGIRVNGIAPGLVPTKLTKVTTDNAQRAAGAVARIPAGRMGTPQDMAGAALFLASPLAD
- a CDS encoding acyl-CoA dehydrogenase family protein, which produces MLDTSYRTAYNDDHEAFRDTVRKVFAEHMIPYLDQHEAEGIVPRSAWKALGEAGMLCPTVKEENGGLGLDFGFNCVLCEELSYLGSSAGFTLQNDITANYIERLGTDEQRAKYLPGMVSGDVISAIAMTEPGAGSDLQGIRTTAIKDGNHLVVNGSKTYITNGQNADVVIVVAKTDPAQGAKGTSLVLVDAGTEGFERGRNLDKIGQHSADTSELFFNDVRVPMTNILGGEGRGFIHLMEELPQERLGIAVGAQAAAQRAFDEAVKFTKDRKAFGKTVFEFQNTKFVLADLKAKLQVGWAHLDWAIKKHLAGELTTDEASAAKLWHTDLQWEACDMALQLHGGAGYMNEYAIARLWRDARVTRIFGGTNEIMKEVISRSI
- a CDS encoding NAD(P)H-dependent flavin oxidoreductase → MKTRITEMFGIEHPIIQGGMHYVGFAEMAAAVSNAGGLGIITGLTLGTPEKLANEIARCKDMTDKPFGVNLTFLPTVNAPDYPGLVKAIIDGGVKAVETAGNNPAQVLPFFKDAGVKVIHKCTSVRHSLKAQSIGCDAVSVDGFECGGHPGEDDIPNMILLPRAADELDIPFVASGGMADARSLVASLAMGAEGMNMGTRFIATKEAPVHENVKKAIVAASELDTRLVMRPLRNTERVMTNDAVERLLEKERKLGADLKFEDIIEEVAGVYPRIMTEGDMDAGAWSCGMVAGLINDIPTCKELIDGIMAEAEVLIRQRLAGFLDA
- a CDS encoding flavin reductase family protein, which gives rise to MFDPQAFRDALGSFVTGVTIVTARDAEGRPFGLTANSFNSVSLDPPMVLWSLSLRSGTLPVFRDASSWAVHVLAADQQPMSDLFARPGEDKFAGIDCPDGPEGAPQLDGYAARFGCTARFEYEGGDHAIFLGEVVDFDRREVEPLIYHGGRYGRVMRAPTGDDLEREGLAERSGDELSLTASGAQLLDALEALAKR